From a single Candidatus Neomarinimicrobiota bacterium genomic region:
- the fmt gene encoding methionyl-tRNA formyltransferase, with product MKIIFMGTPDFAVPSLDKLVESCHQVSAVVTVPDKPRGRGRKLLPSPVKKRALELDLPILQPMNLKDPEFLRTIRDYQPDILVVVAFRILPRELYAIPPYGAVNAHASLLPKFRGAAPIHRAILQGETETGITTFQIEDKVDTGGVLLQKRIPIHPQDTTGTLYNRLKMLAAECLLETLDGLESHGFRPIPQDNSKATPAPKIHPEEAILDFTRPGRMLINTIRAFAPVPGARFFLRGTLIKIFKARFEPVPDTRPGTLEKTGKQAFAIHCGDGLIFPEEIQPEGKRAMTVADFLNGWDITSYRTVDGTQ from the coding sequence AATCATTTTCATGGGGACGCCTGATTTTGCCGTCCCCTCTCTGGATAAGCTTGTGGAATCCTGCCATCAGGTTTCTGCAGTGGTTACGGTCCCTGATAAACCCCGGGGGCGGGGACGGAAACTTTTGCCATCACCTGTGAAAAAACGGGCGCTGGAACTCGATCTGCCTATTCTCCAGCCTATGAATCTGAAAGATCCGGAATTTCTCCGGACAATCCGTGATTATCAGCCGGATATTCTGGTTGTGGTGGCGTTCCGCATCCTCCCACGGGAGCTCTATGCCATTCCTCCCTATGGGGCGGTCAATGCCCATGCCTCGTTACTTCCCAAATTCCGGGGGGCCGCACCCATTCACCGGGCAATTCTGCAGGGAGAAACCGAAACGGGCATTACGACCTTTCAAATTGAGGATAAGGTGGATACCGGCGGTGTGCTCCTCCAAAAGCGTATCCCCATCCATCCTCAAGATACAACCGGTACCCTCTACAACCGCCTGAAAATGCTGGCGGCTGAATGTCTTTTGGAAACCCTGGACGGACTTGAATCTCACGGGTTCAGGCCCATCCCCCAGGACAATTCCAAAGCCACGCCGGCACCGAAAATCCATCCGGAAGAGGCTATTCTTGATTTTACCCGCCCCGGCCGGATGCTTATCAATACTATTCGTGCCTTTGCGCCTGTCCCCGGTGCCCGATTCTTTCTCAGGGGGACCCTCATCAAAATTTTCAAAGCGCGTTTTGAACCGGTGCCCGATACCCGTCCCGGAACCCTGGAAAAGACCGGTAAACAGGCTTTTGCCATCCATTGTGGGGACGGACTGATTTTTCCGGAGGAGATTCAGCCGGAAGGGAAACGGGCCATGACCGTGGCGGATTTTCTCAACGGATGGGATATCACTTCTTACAGGACCGTCGATGGAACCCAATGA